The following are encoded together in the Streptomyces sp. NBC_00358 genome:
- a CDS encoding tellurite resistance TerB family protein has product MLPGWGRNGRAVQVPRVLGTRTAWSTVGDGEFFCPGCGGDRNYQRLTGRRRFTLLGVPVLPGGETGPVVECAACRHHYGADVLDHPTTTRFSAMLRDAVHTVALAVLAAGGGCARASLETAAAAVRSAGFDDCTEDQLGALVEALAADTGRFFGEPCGASLAIELHEALDPLAPHLAPTGREAILLQGARIALADGPYTPAERDVLATVGAALTICSDDVTRLLATARTPS; this is encoded by the coding sequence GTGCTGCCAGGATGGGGACGAAACGGTCGTGCAGTTCAGGTTCCCCGTGTCCTGGGCACCCGTACCGCGTGGAGCACCGTCGGCGACGGGGAGTTCTTCTGCCCCGGCTGCGGCGGCGACCGCAACTACCAGCGGCTCACGGGCCGACGCCGCTTCACTCTTCTGGGTGTTCCCGTTCTCCCGGGAGGCGAGACGGGACCCGTCGTCGAATGCGCCGCCTGTCGGCACCACTACGGCGCCGACGTCCTCGACCACCCCACCACCACCCGCTTCTCCGCGATGCTCCGCGACGCCGTCCACACCGTCGCCCTCGCGGTCCTCGCGGCGGGCGGCGGCTGCGCCCGTGCGTCCCTGGAGACCGCCGCCGCGGCCGTGCGCTCGGCCGGTTTCGACGACTGCACGGAGGACCAGCTCGGCGCCCTCGTCGAGGCCCTCGCCGCCGACACGGGCCGCTTCTTCGGCGAGCCCTGCGGAGCGAGCCTGGCCATAGAGCTCCACGAGGCCCTGGACCCGCTGGCCCCGCACCTCGCCCCGACGGGCCGCGAGGCGATCCTGCTCCAGGGCGCCCGCATCGCCCTCGCCGACGGCCCGTACACCCCCGCCGAACGCGACGTCCTCGCCACCGTGGGCGC
- the leuA gene encoding 2-isopropylmalate synthase: protein MANSHSSEQTRANRQRPTSMPVHKYGQYDQVDIADRDWPNNRITVAPRWLSTDLRDGNQALIDPMSPARKREMFDLLVKMGYKEIEVGFPASGQTDFDFVRSIIEDGTAIPDDVTISVLTQAREDLIERTVESLKGARRANVHLYNATAPVFRRVVFRGSKDDIKQIAVDGTRLVVEYAEKLLGPETEFGYQYSPEIFTDTELDFALEVCEAVMDVWQPGPGREIILNLPATVERSTPSTHADRFEWMGRHLSRREYVCLSIHPHNDRGTAVAAAELALMAGADRVEGCLFGQGERTGNVDLVTLGMNLFSQGVDPQIDFSHIDEIRRTWEYCNQMEVHARHPYVGDLVYTSFSGSHQDAIKKGFDAMEAEAAAKGVTVDDIEWAVPYLPIDPKDVGRSYEAVIRVNSQSGKGGIAYVLKNDHKLDLPRRMQIEFSKIIQQKTDAEGGEVTPKDIWATFQDEYLPNPGNPWGRIQVRTGQSTTDKDGVDTLTVEATVDGADTVLSGTGNGPISAFFDALQSIGVDVRLLDYQEHTMSEGASAQAASYIECAIGDKVLWGIGIDANTTRASLKAVVSAVNRAAR, encoded by the coding sequence ATGGCGAACAGCCACAGCAGCGAGCAGACCCGCGCCAACCGTCAGCGTCCCACGTCGATGCCGGTCCACAAGTACGGCCAGTACGACCAGGTCGACATCGCCGACCGCGACTGGCCGAACAACCGGATCACGGTCGCCCCCCGCTGGCTCTCCACCGACCTGCGCGACGGCAACCAGGCCCTGATCGACCCCATGTCGCCCGCTCGCAAGCGCGAGATGTTCGACCTGCTGGTGAAGATGGGCTACAAGGAGATCGAGGTCGGCTTCCCGGCGTCGGGCCAGACGGACTTCGACTTCGTCCGCTCGATCATCGAGGACGGGACCGCGATCCCGGACGACGTCACGATCTCCGTACTGACCCAGGCCCGCGAGGACCTGATCGAGCGGACCGTCGAGTCGCTGAAGGGCGCCAGGCGCGCCAACGTGCACCTGTACAACGCCACCGCCCCGGTCTTCCGCCGGGTCGTCTTCCGCGGCTCCAAGGACGACATCAAGCAGATCGCCGTCGACGGCACCCGCCTGGTCGTCGAGTACGCGGAGAAACTGCTGGGCCCCGAGACCGAGTTCGGGTACCAGTACAGCCCCGAGATCTTCACCGACACCGAACTGGACTTCGCCCTGGAGGTCTGCGAGGCGGTCATGGACGTCTGGCAGCCCGGTCCGGGCCGCGAGATCATCCTCAACCTGCCCGCCACGGTGGAGCGTTCGACCCCCTCCACGCACGCGGACCGCTTCGAGTGGATGGGCCGCCACCTGTCCCGCCGCGAGTACGTCTGCCTGTCGATCCACCCCCACAACGACCGCGGCACCGCCGTCGCCGCCGCCGAGCTGGCGCTGATGGCCGGCGCCGACCGCGTCGAGGGCTGCCTGTTCGGCCAGGGCGAGCGCACCGGCAACGTCGACCTGGTCACCCTGGGCATGAACCTGTTCTCGCAGGGCGTCGACCCGCAGATCGACTTCTCCCACATCGACGAGATCCGCCGTACGTGGGAGTACTGCAACCAGATGGAGGTCCACGCGCGCCACCCGTACGTGGGCGACCTGGTCTACACGTCCTTCTCCGGCTCCCACCAGGACGCCATCAAGAAGGGCTTCGACGCGATGGAGGCCGAGGCGGCCGCCAAGGGCGTCACGGTCGACGACATCGAGTGGGCCGTCCCGTACCTGCCCATCGACCCGAAGGACGTCGGCCGCTCCTACGAGGCCGTCATCCGGGTCAACTCGCAGTCGGGCAAGGGCGGTATCGCGTACGTCCTGAAGAACGACCACAAGCTGGACCTGCCGCGCCGGATGCAGATCGAGTTCTCGAAGATCATCCAGCAGAAGACGGACGCCGAGGGCGGCGAGGTCACCCCGAAGGACATCTGGGCGACCTTCCAGGACGAGTACCTGCCCAACCCCGGCAACCCGTGGGGCCGTATCCAGGTCAGGACCGGCCAGTCCACCACGGACAAGGACGGCGTGGACACGCTGACCGTCGAGGCCACGGTCGACGGCGCGGACACCGTCCTGAGCGGCACCGGCAACGGCCCGATCTCCGCGTTCTTCGACGCCCTGCAGTCCATCGGCGTCGACGTGCGCCTGCTCGACTACCAGGAGCACACGATGAGCGAGGGCGCCTCCGCGCAGGCCGCGTCGTACATCGAGTGCGCGATCGGCGACAAGGTCCTGTGGGGAATCGGCATCGACGCGAATACGACACGCGCCTCACTGAAGGCCGTCGTCTCCGCCGTCAACCGCGCGGCCCGCTGA